The following proteins are encoded in a genomic region of Dialister hominis:
- a CDS encoding endonuclease domain-containing protein codes for MADFTPLNREMKERAKAQRKTMTGMESNLWFRFLRKHQPRFRRKFVIGNYIADFYCSKAKLIIEVENKSRHSDLGLSYEKWNQRKSELQSNGVLRYSEADIFFNFNGVCKHIESITSERLKELGHEDLISESQKQIPE; via the coding sequence ATGGCTGACTTTACGCCCCTCAACAGAGAAATGAAAGAACGTGCCAAGGCGCAGAGGAAAACAATGACAGGTATGGAATCGAATCTTTGGTTCAGGTTCCTCAGGAAGCATCAGCCCCGCTTCAGAAGGAAATTTGTGATTGGAAATTATATTGCTGACTTCTACTGCTCTAAAGCAAAACTCATCATAGAAGTAGAGAACAAAAGCCGGCATTCCGATTTGGGCCTGTCATACGAAAAGTGGAATCAGCGGAAAAGCGAACTTCAGAGCAACGGTGTTCTCAGGTACTCTGAAGCTGATATCTTCTTCAATTTTAACGGTGTATGCAAACACATTGAAAGCATCACGAGTGAACGATTGAAAGAACTAGGCCACGAAGACCTCATTTCAGAATCACAGAAACAAATTCCAGAATAA
- a CDS encoding sensor domain-containing diguanylate cyclase codes for MYRNTYTLQDIAELSGCIKAFQEAHPTPAPYLSISIFTHWNDPALIQAMTDGLSKAFPRAAIAGLTTAGGIEDGQMNTGKTILSFMAFDESPVEVLHYNMKDMSIKDAAEKCFEVCRNMKDLRAVEILETQLTGNVEPFLDAISALPPSVAIFGGGADTDDLNQPSYIFDKEAIMNEGFVIMLFRGTVKVLTRSVLGWQPLGRQVTITAMDGNMVIKELDHIAVNFYEKYLKIDPSVDFDKKTLSFSLVVEKDGVELARLPMSCRKDGSLVFNIALHVGDKLRMAYGDPNEIINGSRRVLGRIRDFGPQGMLLFSCVVRRYYLKDDVNQILSAYERITPAAGGYTRGEIDRIEGHVYTMNMNLVSAAFREETKDHKRTIADITGDPSHMENDPALNLDDSLSTVQRLASFITVTSKELSDAYQKLAFVASHDSLTDLLNRGRIEWVLRHLIEDTNKTHHTFSAIMIDIDSFKHINDTYGHSVGDDVLIRLADIMKSGVRPTDYAGRWGGDEFVILLPDTDIDQSEKVADRMRKNFAEADILPDGKAVTASFGVTTSYEGETLESFYRRMDSALYTAKGAGKNQVILLRSEKSANN; via the coding sequence TTGTATCGAAACACGTATACTCTGCAGGACATTGCTGAACTTTCCGGATGCATCAAAGCATTCCAGGAAGCTCACCCAACTCCTGCACCCTATCTTTCCATCTCGATTTTCACACACTGGAATGATCCCGCGCTGATCCAGGCAATGACAGACGGGCTCTCAAAAGCATTTCCAAGAGCTGCTATCGCAGGGCTCACGACCGCAGGCGGCATAGAAGACGGACAAATGAATACGGGAAAGACCATCCTTTCATTCATGGCCTTTGACGAAAGTCCTGTCGAAGTGCTGCACTATAATATGAAAGACATGAGCATCAAAGATGCGGCTGAGAAGTGCTTTGAAGTCTGCAGAAACATGAAGGATCTTCGCGCAGTGGAAATCCTGGAAACCCAGCTCACGGGCAATGTAGAGCCCTTCCTGGACGCTATTTCAGCGCTCCCGCCATCCGTTGCAATCTTCGGCGGCGGCGCAGACACGGATGATCTCAATCAGCCATCCTATATCTTTGATAAAGAAGCCATCATGAATGAAGGATTCGTCATCATGCTCTTCAGAGGCACCGTCAAAGTCCTCACCCGTTCGGTACTCGGCTGGCAGCCGCTGGGCCGTCAGGTCACGATTACCGCCATGGACGGCAATATGGTCATCAAGGAACTCGACCATATTGCCGTCAACTTCTATGAGAAATATCTGAAAATCGACCCTTCTGTCGACTTCGACAAGAAGACACTGAGCTTTTCGCTCGTCGTCGAAAAAGACGGTGTCGAACTCGCCCGCCTTCCGATGAGCTGCCGCAAAGACGGCTCTCTCGTATTCAACATCGCCCTCCACGTTGGAGACAAGCTCCGCATGGCATACGGCGACCCGAATGAAATCATCAATGGCAGCCGCAGAGTCTTAGGCCGCATCCGCGACTTCGGACCGCAGGGCATGCTCCTCTTCTCCTGCGTCGTCAGAAGATACTATCTGAAAGACGACGTCAACCAGATCCTGAGCGCCTACGAAAGAATCACGCCTGCTGCCGGTGGTTACACCAGAGGTGAAATCGACCGCATCGAAGGCCACGTTTACACAATGAACATGAACCTTGTTTCCGCTGCCTTCCGTGAAGAAACGAAAGACCATAAGAGAACCATCGCAGACATCACCGGTGACCCGTCGCATATGGAAAACGACCCGGCACTGAACCTCGATGACTCCCTCTCCACCGTTCAGCGCCTTGCCTCCTTCATCACCGTCACATCCAAGGAACTGTCCGACGCCTACCAGAAGCTCGCCTTCGTAGCCAGCCACGACAGCCTGACGGACCTTTTGAACAGAGGCCGCATCGAGTGGGTCCTCCGCCACCTCATAGAAGACACCAACAAGACGCACCACACATTCTCAGCCATCATGATTGATATCGACTCCTTCAAGCATATCAACGACACCTATGGACACAGCGTCGGCGACGATGTACTCATCCGCCTTGCCGACATCATGAAAAGCGGCGTCCGCCCGACCGATTATGCCGGCCGCTGGGGCGGCGACGAATTCGTCATTCTCCTGCCGGACACGGACATCGACCAGTCCGAGAAAGTAGCTGACCGCATGAGAAAAAACTTCGCAGAAGCAGACATCCTGCCAGACGGCAAAGCCGTCACTGCAAGCTTCGGTGTCACCACCTCCTACGAAGGAGAAACACTCGAAAGCTTCTACAGAAGAATGGACAGCGCCCTCTACACCGCAAAAGGCGCAGGGAAGAACCAGGTCATCCTCCTTAGAAGTGAGAAATCTGCAAACAATTAA
- a CDS encoding transcription initiation factor IIE subunit alpha family protein, translating to MSKDPNFTETDLFSFEAGPAKLKKSRSKKAEGESPKPRRTKKSIPAPAPEPEEETAAPEGETKASSLWADKYWEFDITHPSAEIKDAMKSSMVEEGFTKREANRVFKGLTFKEKVFNTKRQAKEYLKTIPTTYAVKYKIGIEPSPQMISLERRLKEKQERLASYSKEQNEKKFSADFITCPHCKSRVNTSFIHPPVCPVCGEDMRSDTAVKTIHSLEEAVKDLSKRSEDAARKHNSKFTGGERWIIRTINPVKEEE from the coding sequence ATGTCCAAAGATCCGAACTTTACTGAAACGGACCTGTTTTCATTTGAAGCGGGCCCTGCGAAACTGAAAAAGTCCCGCAGCAAGAAGGCAGAAGGCGAATCGCCCAAGCCGCGCAGGACAAAGAAATCCATCCCCGCGCCCGCACCAGAGCCCGAGGAAGAAACAGCAGCGCCTGAAGGAGAAACAAAAGCCTCCTCCCTCTGGGCTGACAAATACTGGGAATTCGACATCACCCACCCGTCAGCCGAGATCAAGGACGCCATGAAATCCTCCATGGTCGAGGAAGGCTTCACGAAACGAGAAGCCAACCGCGTCTTCAAAGGACTCACCTTCAAGGAAAAAGTCTTCAACACGAAGCGCCAGGCGAAAGAATACCTGAAAACCATACCGACCACCTACGCCGTCAAGTACAAGATCGGCATCGAACCATCCCCGCAGATGATTTCCCTCGAAAGAAGGCTGAAGGAAAAGCAGGAACGCCTCGCTTCCTACTCCAAGGAGCAGAACGAGAAGAAATTCAGCGCAGACTTCATCACTTGCCCGCACTGCAAATCCCGCGTGAACACCTCCTTCATCCACCCGCCCGTCTGCCCCGTATGCGGAGAAGACATGCGCTCTGATACAGCCGTGAAAACCATCCACTCCCTCGAAGAAGCCGTCAAGGATCTTTCCAAGAGAAGTGAAGACGCTGCAAGAAAACACAACAGCAAATTCACCGGCGGAGAACGCTGGATCATAAGGACAATCAATCCAGTCAAAGAAGAAGAATAA
- a CDS encoding pyridoxal phosphate-dependent aminotransferase: MYSIAAPHAKGKSAEDNIFAANNRAIALAKEIGVENVTNATVGSILDEDGSLVVLDVVKQELKNLTPPEFCAYAPIKGYDEFLKDCIDQCFGKSRPEGYIDACATPGGTGVLHHVVHNYSEPGDEVLITDWHWGAYDSLIDDNNRKVRTFSFLTSDGHFNAASFKENVEDILKKQDNIVIILNGIANNPTGYCMSVAEWQSAVDVLKEATKDETKNAILIADVAYLDYSGEKEECREFFKVFGGLPKNILVVCAYTLSKGFTMYGQRMGAMIGISSDKDVIKEYVDINQYSSRATWSNCNSAAQHAMIRICQDPEKIKQLDAERAKYYKLIQERAAIFVEEAQKEGVKFVPYISGFFITIPVTNSQAVCDILEKDHVFMVPLKKGIRLAVCSVSKKKMHGLAHKLALAIKEAGAQQ, translated from the coding sequence ATGTACAGTATTGCTGCACCACATGCAAAAGGAAAGAGCGCAGAAGACAACATTTTTGCTGCTAACAACAGAGCGATCGCACTGGCTAAGGAAATCGGCGTGGAAAACGTCACCAATGCCACAGTAGGATCCATTCTTGATGAAGACGGAAGCCTCGTCGTTCTTGATGTCGTCAAGCAGGAACTGAAGAACCTGACACCGCCGGAATTCTGCGCATATGCTCCGATCAAGGGCTATGATGAATTCCTGAAGGATTGTATCGATCAGTGCTTCGGCAAGTCCCGTCCGGAAGGATACATCGATGCCTGCGCAACACCTGGCGGCACCGGCGTCCTGCACCATGTCGTGCACAATTATTCCGAACCAGGCGATGAAGTGCTCATTACTGACTGGCACTGGGGCGCTTATGACAGCCTGATCGACGACAACAACCGCAAGGTCCGCACATTCTCCTTCCTGACAAGCGACGGCCATTTCAATGCCGCTTCCTTCAAGGAAAATGTAGAAGATATCCTGAAGAAACAGGACAATATCGTCATCATTCTGAACGGCATTGCCAACAACCCGACCGGCTACTGCATGTCCGTGGCTGAATGGCAGTCTGCTGTCGATGTCCTCAAGGAAGCAACCAAGGATGAAACAAAGAATGCCATCCTGATTGCTGACGTTGCATACCTCGACTACAGCGGCGAAAAGGAAGAATGCCGTGAATTCTTCAAGGTATTCGGCGGACTCCCGAAGAACATCCTCGTCGTTTGTGCATACACCCTTTCCAAGGGCTTCACGATGTACGGCCAGCGCATGGGCGCTATGATCGGCATTTCCTCTGACAAAGACGTCATCAAGGAATACGTCGATATCAACCAGTACAGCAGCCGTGCTACATGGTCCAACTGCAACAGTGCAGCTCAGCATGCAATGATCCGCATCTGCCAGGATCCGGAAAAGATCAAACAGCTCGACGCTGAAAGAGCCAAGTACTACAAGCTCATCCAGGAAAGAGCCGCTATTTTCGTAGAAGAAGCACAGAAAGAAGGAGTGAAGTTCGTTCCTTACATCTCCGGTTTCTTCATCACGATTCCTGTCACCAATTCCCAGGCTGTCTGCGACATCCTTGAAAAGGATCATGTATTCATGGTTCCGCTGAAGAAGGGCATCCGCCTTGCCGTATGCTCCGTTTCCAAGAAAAAGATGCACGGCCTCGCTCACAAGCTCGCTCTGGCTATCAAAGAAGCTGGCGCACAGCAGTAA
- a CDS encoding alanine/glycine:cation symporter family protein produces the protein MENLFAALNAVLSFVTPVSDFFWDFPKMFGFWKDIPVLGSFSLAIIVLVGSGIYFTLRLGFVQIRQFMTGVRTLATRRSIHTGISPLAAFLLSTAMRVGPGNMIGVTGAIAAGGPGALFWMWISAFFGMATAFTEGTLAQIFKEKRGDNFVGGLPFYARRLCGNKAWVGVALSALYIFYALMCLPAQGLNVITSLGSIVGLVGGEEIPLRSTFYYVMSILLLVFITFMAFGGIKRISRWAEILVPVMAVIYIGTAILLILTNLGSVPYFFHAVFAGAFKPEAVFGGVLGTALLQGVKRGLMSNEAGQGTITMAAASAEAHHPCEQGIISALGVFLDTHVICTMTGFIIIMAHQWALNPEEWKAAGTYPKFLLSIHALTPDLLQTFVMVMVSICFCLFAYTCVMGFVTFSEISGNRISSSTSFITVLRLLCVFVTAFGIACSIAGYDLSNLWAFSDLANIIMVYCNVPMLYLGFRYVRKAAAHYAKNDGTPFTSETIGMKVDYWDERKDD, from the coding sequence TTGGAAAACTTATTTGCAGCTCTGAATGCAGTACTCAGCTTCGTCACTCCGGTTTCTGACTTCTTCTGGGATTTCCCGAAGATGTTCGGTTTCTGGAAGGACATCCCTGTCTTGGGGTCATTCTCCCTGGCCATCATCGTACTGGTGGGATCAGGCATTTATTTCACACTTCGCCTCGGATTCGTACAGATCCGCCAGTTCATGACGGGCGTGCGGACCCTTGCCACGAGAAGAAGCATCCACACGGGTATTTCTCCTCTGGCGGCCTTCCTCCTTTCGACGGCTATGCGCGTCGGCCCGGGCAACATGATCGGCGTCACGGGCGCGATTGCTGCCGGCGGTCCGGGAGCACTCTTCTGGATGTGGATTTCCGCTTTCTTCGGCATGGCGACAGCCTTCACTGAAGGCACGCTCGCACAGATTTTCAAGGAAAAACGCGGCGACAACTTCGTCGGCGGCCTTCCTTTCTATGCAAGGCGCCTTTGCGGAAATAAGGCATGGGTAGGCGTGGCTCTGTCTGCTCTCTATATCTTCTACGCGCTCATGTGCCTTCCGGCGCAGGGCCTGAACGTCATCACATCCCTGGGCTCGATCGTCGGGCTCGTTGGCGGAGAGGAAATTCCGCTGCGGTCGACATTCTACTACGTCATGTCGATTCTTCTGCTTGTCTTCATCACCTTCATGGCGTTTGGCGGCATCAAGCGTATTTCCCGCTGGGCAGAGATCCTTGTCCCGGTCATGGCAGTCATTTACATCGGCACGGCCATCCTTCTCATTCTCACGAACCTGGGAAGCGTTCCGTACTTCTTCCATGCCGTCTTTGCAGGCGCCTTCAAGCCGGAAGCTGTCTTCGGCGGCGTCCTCGGTACTGCACTCCTGCAGGGCGTCAAGAGAGGACTCATGTCGAACGAAGCCGGCCAGGGCACCATCACGATGGCAGCTGCTTCCGCTGAAGCGCACCATCCGTGCGAACAGGGCATCATTTCCGCTCTCGGCGTATTCCTCGATACCCACGTCATCTGCACCATGACAGGCTTCATCATCATCATGGCTCACCAGTGGGCGCTGAATCCTGAAGAATGGAAAGCGGCAGGCACCTATCCGAAATTCCTGCTCTCCATCCATGCGCTGACTCCGGATCTCCTGCAGACCTTCGTCATGGTCATGGTCTCCATCTGCTTCTGCCTCTTCGCATACACCTGCGTCATGGGCTTCGTTACCTTCTCCGAAATTTCCGGGAACCGTATTTCCAGTTCCACTTCTTTCATCACCGTTCTCCGTCTGCTCTGCGTCTTCGTCACTGCATTCGGCATTGCCTGCAGCATCGCCGGATACGACCTGTCGAACCTCTGGGCATTCTCTGACCTTGCAAACATCATCATGGTATACTGCAACGTTCCGATGCTCTACCTCGGTTTCCGCTACGTAAGAAAAGCCGCTGCCCACTATGCAAAGAACGACGGCACGCCTTTCACCTCCGAAACCATCGGCATGAAAGTCGACTACTGGGACGAAAGAAAAGACGACTAA
- a CDS encoding DJ-1/PfpI family protein produces the protein MKTISIVMFDDFETLDAFGPAEVLSKLDGYEIRSVSLLGGIVTNSQGIMVVTERMLDVQDSDILIVPGGMGTRTLVTDDWFLSGLGDLASKTKWVLSVCTGSALLAAAGILDGRHATTNKNAFDWVRNQGTSVLWEREPRWVRDGNIYTAAGVSAGTDMAVGFVADQFGKEKAEEICKQIEYHWYDNAAHDTF, from the coding sequence ATGAAGACGATATCGATTGTGATGTTTGATGATTTTGAAACGCTTGACGCATTTGGTCCGGCAGAGGTCCTGTCCAAACTGGATGGATACGAGATCCGCTCCGTATCGCTTCTTGGCGGCATCGTGACAAACAGCCAGGGCATCATGGTCGTGACCGAGCGCATGCTCGACGTGCAGGATTCAGATATCCTCATCGTCCCGGGCGGCATGGGAACAAGAACCCTTGTCACCGACGACTGGTTCCTCTCCGGCCTCGGCGATCTTGCCTCGAAGACGAAATGGGTGCTCTCCGTCTGCACAGGCTCTGCTCTTCTGGCGGCGGCAGGCATTTTGGACGGCCGCCACGCGACGACCAATAAGAATGCCTTTGACTGGGTCAGGAACCAGGGGACAAGCGTCCTCTGGGAAAGAGAACCCCGCTGGGTCCGTGACGGCAATATCTATACCGCCGCCGGTGTCTCCGCAGGCACCGACATGGCAGTAGGCTTTGTTGCCGATCAGTTCGGGAAAGAAAAAGCAGAAGAAATCTGCAAGCAGATAGAATACCACTGGTACGACAACGCCGCCCATGATACGTTCTGA
- a CDS encoding DUF4405 domain-containing protein yields the protein MKLRMIVDTVMLVLFLAILDYRQIGSSHHEIFGMIFFVIIIFHNYLNRQWYKSLPRGRWNWDRRFTFLIDVVLIGSFLAVMITAPLISYKLSLDINAPLIVHRIHRIGGYVMLVAIGLHLGIHWSALLPRFKKALHLGNTKTISIFLKVLAVALAAAGIYFSFGFHMGNRIFLLPVTGTRMRAPNVPAFVLAHLTIAILYAEISYYIQKFIKSSGRRPRAVKK from the coding sequence ATGAAGCTTCGTATGATTGTAGACACGGTGATGCTTGTCTTATTCCTCGCGATTCTGGATTACCGCCAGATCGGGAGTTCGCATCATGAAATCTTCGGGATGATTTTCTTTGTCATCATCATTTTCCATAATTATTTGAACAGGCAGTGGTATAAGTCTCTTCCGCGCGGGCGGTGGAACTGGGACAGGCGGTTCACGTTTCTGATCGATGTCGTGCTTATAGGTTCGTTCCTCGCAGTCATGATTACGGCGCCGCTGATTTCTTACAAGCTGTCGCTGGATATCAATGCGCCGCTCATCGTTCACAGGATTCACCGGATCGGCGGTTATGTGATGCTCGTTGCAATTGGGCTGCACCTGGGGATCCACTGGAGCGCTCTTCTTCCGCGTTTCAAGAAGGCTCTGCACCTGGGAAATACGAAGACTATTTCTATTTTCCTTAAGGTGCTTGCTGTGGCACTGGCCGCTGCAGGAATTTACTTCTCGTTTGGGTTCCACATGGGAAATCGTATTTTCCTGCTTCCTGTCACGGGGACACGGATGCGCGCGCCAAACGTGCCTGCCTTTGTTCTCGCCCATCTGACGATTGCGATTCTCTATGCGGAGATTTCCTATTATATACAGAAGTTCATCAAGTCGAGCGGAAGGAGACCAAGAGCAGTAAAGAAATAA
- a CDS encoding DUF4405 domain-containing protein: MKKQFILDMTMLFVFLIVVGYKPLGNYWHETLGIVLFVLVFLHNYWNRQWYKSLSKGSWGLERKYTAAVDGLLIVSFLAVLLTAPFISRSYSLGFNIHFLEGIHKAGGALMLAAIGLHLGIHWAILKPRFVNGLHLANVSTAGIIVRLVVLGIVLGAIYFILPTGTRPNLNPSGVYIGMLGHLVDVIGIAAVSYFIQMHLRKLGRKAPAKPVR; the protein is encoded by the coding sequence ATGAAGAAGCAGTTTATTTTGGATATGACAATGCTGTTTGTATTTCTGATCGTGGTCGGGTACAAGCCGCTTGGAAATTACTGGCATGAGACTTTGGGCATTGTGCTTTTTGTTCTGGTCTTTTTGCACAATTACTGGAACAGGCAGTGGTACAAGTCTTTGAGTAAAGGGTCCTGGGGACTGGAGAGGAAGTATACGGCTGCGGTCGATGGGCTTTTGATTGTTTCTTTCCTGGCTGTTCTCCTTACTGCTCCATTCATTTCCCGCTCCTACTCTCTTGGTTTCAATATTCATTTTCTTGAGGGTATCCATAAAGCGGGCGGCGCTCTTATGCTGGCGGCGATCGGGCTGCATCTTGGGATTCACTGGGCGATTTTGAAACCTCGTTTTGTGAACGGGCTGCATCTTGCTAATGTTTCGACAGCTGGAATAATCGTCCGGCTCGTGGTCCTTGGGATCGTTCTCGGCGCGATTTACTTTATTCTTCCGACGGGCACGCGTCCGAATCTGAATCCTTCCGGCGTGTATATCGGTATGCTGGGACATTTGGTGGATGTCATCGGTATTGCGGCGGTGTCTTACTTCATTCAGATGCATCTTAGGAAATTGGGACGTAAAGCGCCAGCAAAACCTGTGCGTTAA
- the cas1f gene encoding type I-F CRISPR-associated endonuclease Cas1f: MKEILKKSNYKAILHSKRANIYYLEKCRVMQKDGRVVYLTESSDENLFWNIPVANTTVILLGSGTSLTQAAVRVLASAGVMIGFCGGGGTPLFAGTDIEWMMPQSEYRPTEYMQGWISFWMNKERRLETARDFQRARCDFLEKTWGKDRDLHEENFNADDPEIERALAVYRGKIDSAKDVTELLLSEAKFTKSLYKYAAKRTRLPDFTRNHDGDDEANIFLNHGNYLAYGLAACTLWVLGIPHGFAVMHGKTRRGALVFDVADLIKDSIILPWSFISAARGDDDKHFRMTCLNKLTEHKALDYMFEIVQRSSLKYGPGDFL; the protein is encoded by the coding sequence ATGAAAGAGATTCTGAAGAAATCGAATTACAAAGCGATTCTGCATTCTAAACGTGCCAATATTTATTATCTTGAGAAATGCCGAGTCATGCAGAAGGATGGACGTGTCGTCTACTTGACTGAAAGCAGCGATGAAAATTTATTCTGGAATATTCCTGTTGCCAATACGACGGTCATTCTTTTGGGGAGCGGCACATCCTTGACCCAGGCAGCTGTCCGGGTGCTTGCTTCTGCAGGTGTCATGATCGGATTTTGCGGGGGCGGTGGTACGCCTCTTTTTGCCGGTACGGATATTGAATGGATGATGCCGCAGAGCGAATATCGTCCGACGGAGTACATGCAGGGGTGGATTTCGTTCTGGATGAATAAAGAAAGACGCCTCGAAACGGCTAGAGACTTCCAAAGAGCCAGATGTGATTTTCTTGAAAAAACATGGGGGAAAGATAGGGATCTGCATGAGGAAAATTTCAATGCGGACGATCCTGAAATCGAAAGAGCATTGGCGGTTTATAGAGGTAAGATAGACAGTGCAAAAGACGTGACGGAATTGTTACTGTCAGAAGCAAAATTCACCAAATCCCTCTATAAATATGCAGCTAAGAGAACCAGACTTCCGGATTTTACCAGGAATCATGACGGTGATGATGAAGCGAACATCTTCCTGAATCATGGAAACTACCTCGCCTATGGTTTGGCAGCTTGTACTCTCTGGGTATTGGGAATTCCGCATGGGTTTGCGGTCATGCACGGTAAAACAAGGCGCGGCGCGCTTGTCTTTGATGTGGCGGACCTGATCAAAGACTCAATTATTCTGCCTTGGAGTTTTATTTCAGCAGCCAGAGGCGATGATGACAAGCATTTCCGTATGACGTGTTTGAATAAATTGACAGAACATAAAGCACTGGATTACATGTTTGAAATCGTCCAACGCAGTAGTTTGAAATATGGGCCGGGTGATTTCCTATGA